A genomic segment from Pectinophora gossypiella chromosome 3, ilPecGoss1.1, whole genome shotgun sequence encodes:
- the LOC126381269 gene encoding uncharacterized protein LOC126381269, whose translation MDKAIKKVNTHAGSQETGESGLRSPIVCGGDCDRFVGSPSSREQGLDRVDFYPAFNAKTGYDTRASTPSALPEARVVLERLSPDLTPAPSAEVAAPGPKTQRRPRRSGPSLVSSSDETSSLRTVCSMESITSLPEGTLWRKRKTVVLSDPSSDEGDRAPVTELGSPVMRARAKRGRGRPPTTGEYVGLAKAKAELNRARREELLLEAEMAVAESAKKVFGLRSSGTLPETVTMVAGADPAPTPGTETVAALYQKAKDAAGGIENVASKSGRLKGTFVRALRDSTRLIMEVLDVLRSTSVSEETRNLQAENSRLQKAIDDQRKEMETLRLEMRQVRESLGASQSMRPPAPAPAPPMETSLVSESPLPEPAPRAAGAKPAKKTDPPLRKSSRATSDTDGDLAAQIISQVGFMIDAKLAGLEDRLLPPKTLRPPLAADRKNAQSYAAAARTPAVSARTPATAATKKATATAAGTTRATPLAASQGPAAAASGPTSAPPKKKKKKRGPRGRKKEKKAGNGGQVEAQPLPSGSAGDGWTTVGKGRMKKAAPTQQRPKVPKMRTPRTAAVVLHLQPAAMEGGTTYADVLRTAKAKVNLQSLGITNLRIRKAVTGARVLELAGATSAEKADTLAEKLRESMSGDVVKVSRPIKRADMRIVGLDDSVSVQEVVEAVATAGGCATDAIRAGVIREGAGGMGSLMVSCPVAAAKRVAKGRLLVGWTSVQVRVLEPRPLRCFRCHETGHAHAMCESESSQCSATPHCTVCEAARRPAEHRLGSSKCTAQTRNKRKVRDGPQASTRPSRPQAAGRVGAEPMHTN comes from the exons ATGGATAAAGCGATCAAGAAAGTTAATACCCACGCCGGTAGCCAGGAAACTGGTGAATCCGGTCTAAGGTCCCCGATCGTATGTGGGGGGGACTGCGACCGCTTCGTGGGCTCACCGAGCTCCCGTGAACAAGGATTGGACAGGGTAGACTTCTACCCGGCGTTCAACGCCAAAACCGGATACGACACTCGCGCATCAACACCGTCTGCGCTTCCCGAAGCGCGGGTGGTGTTGGAGCGCTTATCACCTGATTTGACCCCAGCACCAAGTGCTGAAGTTGCTGCCCCTGGGCCAAAAACCCAGAGACGGCCAAGACGGAGCGGTCCTAGCCTCGTTTCATCTTCGGATGAAACGAGTAGTCTACGGACCGTCTGCTCCATGGAGAGCATAACCTCCCTCCCAGAGGGCACACTGTGGCGCAAGCGCAAAACAGTTGTGCTCTCGGACCCGTCCTCTGACGAGGGGGACCGAGCTCCGGTTACGGAGCTCGGTTCACCCGTCATGAGGGCGCGGGCCAAGAGAGGTAGAGGTCGCCCTCCTACTACCGGAGAATACGTGGGTCTTGCCAAGGCCAAAGCGGAGCTCAACCGCGCCAGGCGGGAGGAGCTCCTGCTTGAGGCTGAAATGGCGGTGGCTGAGTCAGCCAAAAAAGTCTTCGGCCTACGAAGCTCCGGCACACTGCCGGAAACAGTGACGATGGTGGCAGGAGCTGATCCCGCCCCTACACCTGGTACAGAGACGGTCGCCGCTCTGTACCAGAAGGCGAAGGATGCTGCCGGCGGTATAGAAAACGTGGCTAGCAAGTCGGGCAGATTAAAGGGCACTTTCGTCCGTGCCCTAAGGGACTCCACCAGACTTATTATGGAGGTCCTGGACGTTCTCCGCTCCACGTCGGTGAGCGAGGAGACGCGCAATCTGCAGGCCGAGAACTCTCGCCTGCAGAAAGCGATCGACGACCAAAGGAAGGAGATGGAGACCCTTCGTCTGGAGATGCGCCAAGTGAGGGAATCGCTGGGCGCATCTCAAAGCATGAGACCGCCAGCGCCAGCGCCTGCACCGCCAATGGAGACCTCGCTCGTCTCCGAGAGCCCGCTCCCGGAGCCGGCCCCAAGAGCTGCAGGCGCCAAACCGGCAAAGAAGACGGACCCGCCGCTGCGCAAGAGCAGTAGAGCCACGTCCGATACTGACGGAGACCTTGCCGCGCAGATCATAAGCCAGGTGGGCTTTATGATCGATGCGAAGTTGGCAGGTCTAGAGGACAGGCTCCTGCCTCCAAAGACGTTGCGCCCCCCGTTAGCGGCGGACCGCAAAAATGCGCAGTCCTATGCAGCTGCGGCTAGGACCCCCGCTGTCTCAGCGAGGACCCCCGCTACAGCTGCCACCAAGAAGGCGACTGCCACCGCAGCCGGCACCACACGTGCCACGCCGCTCGCGGCCTCTCAAGGCCCAGCCGCGGCTGCTAGTGGCCCTACCTCTGCTCCtcccaagaagaagaagaagaagaggggcCCCAGGGGGAGGAAGAAGGAAAAGAAGGCAGGGAACGGCGGCCAAGTCGAGGCCCAACCCCTACCTTCTGGGTCTGCCGGCGACGGTTGGACCACCGTCGGCAAAGGCCGAATGAAGAAGGCGGCTCCCACGCAACAGCGTCCCAAGGTGCCCAAGATGCGCACACCCCGCACAGCGGCGGTAGTGCTGCATCTGCAACCGGCGGCAATGGAGGGGGGAACCACCTATGCGGATGTCCTGAGGACGGCTAAGGCCAAGGTGAATCTCCAGAGCCtggggataaccaacctcaggaTCCGCAAGGCGGTGACCGGCGCGAGAGTGTTGGAGCTCGCGGGCGCCACGAGCGCCGAGAAGGCCGACACCCTGGCTGAAAAGCTCAGGGAGTCGATGAGCGGGGACGTGGTTAAAGTCTCCAGACCCATCAAACGCGCAGATATGCGAATTGTGGGTCTGGATGACTCCGTCTCCGTTCAAGAGGTGGTGGAGGCAGTGGCCACGGCCGGCGGATGTGCGACGGACGCCATCAGGGCCGGTGTCATTCGCGAAGGCGCGGGTGGCATGGGCTCCCTGATGGTGAGCTGCCCTGTAGCAGCTGCTAAAAGGGTAGCTAAAGGTCGCCTCCTGGTCGGCTGGACCTCTGTCCAGGTGAGGGTGCTGGAGCCGCGTCCGCTGCGGTGCTTCCGATGCCACGAAACCGGACATGCGCACGCCATGTGcgagtccgag TCCTCACAGTGCTCCGCTACCCCgcactgcacagtgtgcgaggcggcgaGAAGACCGGCGGAGCACCGATTGGGCAGTTCAAAATGTACTGCCCAAACGAGGAACAAGCGGAAGGTTCGCGATGGCCCTCAGGCCTCCAcgcgaccttcccgcccgcagGCCGCGGGACGAGTTGGTGCTGAGCCCATGCATACCAACTGA
- the LOC126381290 gene encoding uncharacterized protein LOC126381290: MDKKVVVELVDCLKKKNIRTELIDELGEIRGHDCARSGEGTALPADTTNPEAAILSNVESDGCSSAAETPRKGKGKVGSILDPRPLVLSGKDQGLKEQAPPRPYWAMAGIGLEEGTTVLISETESDCSGMDTAISYSDGGSTAGELRRKKRRAPEAGSSGESGAGSAIVALTPVRAAKRGRGRPPTTGHYVGLAKAKEALVSAQRAELELQDETEVLASTRELAAVPADCLEKRVESGVKVILDVARKSKNLKGTFVNALKKAAAQIEHAVAALAERTSDEEVRVLRSENVELRRRVESLGEEMVKLREDLAHLSAERTRSKAPASQSEERSEADQRSDMLNDIDRMIDIKLARLENRLLPPSAFRPPLQADLNRPAPQAKGVKPQATKVAPTAKAPAAKAAKKAAPAVGPPTATPTRGKATPLQGSQPPAETWSEVVRRGKKGKKGRKAEAASAAQTAPSKPPASHVGTTRPHGKAKPNKARGSREAKALLRPSRSAAVTLTLRPEANDEGLTYAQVLTKARLGVDLKQLGIDGLRFRMAATGARILEIPGKESGDKAELLAAKLKEVLPETVKVARPVRCTDVVISGLDDSATPESIRAAVAETGKCSAEHVKVGPIRVGVFGVGSTLVECPVEAAKVLVENGRLLVGWSSARVRTLGPRPMKCFKCFEIGHTGLQCKSQVDRSRNCFRCGQEGHMSSTCTGDLHCPICKAAGKPANHATGGRKCARPKKGKKGTAWTPVSSQAPRQPPQEAMVTGH, translated from the coding sequence ATGGATAAAAAGGTTGTTGTGGAGTTAGTGGACtgcttaaaaaagaaaaatatacggACCGAATTAATTGACGAACTTGGCGAGATACGTGGACACGATTGCGCGCGATCTGGGGAAGGGACGGCACTGCCTGCGGATACCACCAATCCGGAGGCGGCCATCCTTTCCAATGTTGAAAGTGACGGCTGCTCAAGTGCAGCTGAGACGCCCCGTAAGGGGAAAGGGAAGGTTGGGTCGATCTTGGACCCAAGGCCACTGGTGCTTAGCGGCAAGGACCAGGGGCTAAAGGAACAGGCACCTCCCAGACCATATTGGGCCATGGCTGGAATTGGACTGGAAGAGGGGACGACGGTACTCATCTCGGAAACAGAATCTGACTGTTCCGGGATGGACACAGCCATCTCCTACTCCGACGGAGGTTCGACCGCTGGTGAGTTGCGGCGGAAGAAACGGAGAGCTCCGGAGGCGGGCAGCAGTGGCGAGTCAGGTGCTGGCTCAGCCATTGTTGCGCTCACTCCAGTCCGCGCAGCTAAGCGCGGTAGAGGAAGGccgcccactactgggcactaCGTTGGACTGGCCAAAGCAAAGGAGGCCTTGGTCAGTGCCCAACGCGCGGAGTTAGAACTCCAGGACGAGACGGAGGTCCTGGCATCTACCAGGGAGCTTGCGGCGGTGCCTGCAGACTGCCTAGAGAAACGGGTGGAGAGCGGCGTCAAGGTTATCCTTGACGTTGCTCGTAAATCCAAAAATCTCAAGGGCACGTTTGTCAACGCCCTTAAGAAAGCAGCCGCGCAGATAGAACACGCTGTCGCGGCGCTAGCGGAGAGAACCTCTGATGAGGAAGTGCGGGTGCTGCGTTCCGAGAACGTGGAACTCAGGAGGAGGGTGGAGAGCCTCGGCGAGGAGATGGTCAAGCTCCGCGAGGACCTTGCACATCTCTCCGCGGAGCGCACCCGCTCCAAAGCCCCCGCATCCCAGTCGGAGGAAAGGAGTGAGGCGGACCAGCGGTCAGACATGCTGAATGATATCGATCGAATGATCGACATCAAGCTGGCCAGGCTGGAAAACCGCCTACTCCCACCGTCGGCATTCCGTCCGCCACTGCAGGCGGATTTGAACAGACCTGCCCCGCAGGCAAAGGGAGTTAAGCCACAAGCTACCAAGGTAGCCCCAACTGCCAAAGCGCCGGCTGCCAAGGCCGCCAAAAAGGCTGCCCCGGCTGTTGGCCCTCCCACCGCAACGCCCACACGTGGCAAAGCGACCCCCTTGCAGGGATCGCAACCACCTGCGGAGACCTGGAGCGAGGTGGTGCGGAGAGGCAAAAAGGGGAAGAAGGGACGTAAAGCCGAAGCTGCTTCCGCAGCCCAGACTGCGCCTAGCAAGCCTCCGGCGAGCCATGTAGGTACTACAAGGCCGCACGGAAAGGCAAAGCCGAACAAGGCGAGAGGAAGCAGAGAGGCTAAGGCTCTTCTGCGTCCATCTAGGTCGGCGGCGGTCACATTAACCTTGCGTCCTGAGGCGAACGACGAGGGTCTGACCTATGCCCAGGTTCTCACCAAGGCGAGGTTGGGAGTGGACCTGAAGCAGCTGGGCATTGACGGTCTCCGCTTCAGAATGGCTGCCACCGGGGCTCGCATTCTCGAAATCCCCGGAAAGGAGAGCGGGGACAAGGCCGAACTCCTTGCAGCCAAGCTGAAAGAGGTCCTTCCAGAGACCGTTAAGGTAGCTCGCCCGGTGAGATGCACAGACGTGGTCATCTCCGGGCTTGATGACTCTGCAACACCAGAGAGCATCAGGGCAGCAGTTGCCGAGACTGGGAAATGCTCTGCTGAGCACGTCAAGGTCGGCCCTATCCGGGTCGGGGTATTTGGCGTGGGCAGTACGCTGGTGGAGTGCCCTGTCGAGGCAGCCAAGGTGTTGGTGGAGAACGGGCGACTCTTAGTCGGCTGGAGTTCAGCCCGAGTGCGGACACTGGGGCCTAGGCCAATGAAGTGCTTCAAGTGCTTCGAGATTGGGCATACTGGGCTCCAGTGTAAATCGCAGGTGGACCGAAGCCGGAACTGCTTCCGGTGCGGGCAGGAAGGGCACATGTCATCGACATGTACCGGCGACCTCCACTGCCCCATTTGCAAGGCTGCAGGGAAACCTGCAAACCATGCAACTGGGGGTCGGAAGTGCGCACGGCCGAAGAAAGGCAAAAAAGGGACTGCCTGGACCCCAGTCTCTAGCCAAGCACCGAGGCAGCCGCCGCAGGAGGCGATGGTGACCGGTCACTAA